The nucleotide window CATAGTCAATTGACGCTGATTGATTTTATGAAAAGCGGAAGTTGGCAAAAGCATATTAACAGAATGAGAAAACTGTACTGGAAGAAAAGAGAAAATCTACTGGAATCTGTACAAATTGAATTAGGAAAACATGTGAGGATTTGCGGAGAAAACTCTGGACTTCGAATCTTACTTAATGTTTACTTGCCATTTAGTGAACAAGAGCTAATCGAGAGGGCTTTAGAATACGGAGTGAAGATTTATCCTGCCTCCCTGTTTTACAAAAAAGAACCACCTACAACCACTGTCTTGCTCGGTTTTGCAGGCGTTTCGGAGAGCTGCATACGAGAGGGAATAAAAAAGCTAAAAGCTGCTTGGGGGATATAAGTCGGTTTCATCATGCTAAAGGGAGAGTTGAATAAAAGAAACCTGTCTTCTACTACGAAACACTTTAACTGCTTTTGAATTTTCACACCATCTGTAATAAATGTGCAATAGGTATTGTGAGAACTATATTTTGGTATGAGACCTTAATTACTTAGGAATTCATTATATGTATAAAGCAAAAAAGAGCTAGAATTCTAGCTCTTTTATTATTAATTCTAGATATACATCACTTTCATTATGTAAGAAGGGCATATCAAATATGTTGATAAAATAAAGGTATTATGATAAAGTAGTATAGAAACATTACTTTTTTTAAAAAAACATTAATACCCTAATTCAATCATACTAAAAAAACTTGTTTTAGTCAACTCTTATTTTCATTTTTTGAGGAGTGAATGCTATGAGCAAAGAAATTCGTCAGGAGCAAAAACGATTAGATCATGTAATGGCAGTTATTGCGGATCAAACAGGCCGACTAGAGAAGGAAACACAACAGCGCCGAAAAGAAGTGGTTGATATTCGCAAGCACTTTTGGGATGATCTTAAGGTTAATACGGACACGTTTGACGATTATCTTGAGACGGTCATCGGGTTAAGACAGCAGGCGCAAGCTCTTTCTGTAACTCAGGGTATTCACAGACATGCCTTTCATCGTCTTTCTGTGCTACATCGCATGCAAAAATCTCCTTATTTCGGTCGAATTGATTTTGTAGAAGAGGATGCTATCCCGGAGCAAATATATATCGGCATCGCTACTCTTACGGATACAAGTGGAGAAGAATTTCTTATCTACGACTGGCGTGCGCCAGTGGCCAGTGTTTATTATGATTATGGGCCTGGTCCAGCCAAATATGACACGCCAGAGGGAGAGATTCATGGTACGTTAAAGAAAAAGTGGCAATATATAATCCGTAATGGTGTGGTTGAGTCTCTATTTGATACGAGTTTAACTATAGGAGATGAAATTCTGCAGCAGGTGCTTGGTAAAAGCACGGATAAATATATGCATAACATAGTGGCTACTATTCAACAGGAGCAAAATCACATTATTAGGCATGACCACGGTCGATTACTGATTGTGCAAGGGGCAGCCGGTAGCGGTAAAACGTCGGCGGCCTTGCAGCGGATTGCTTACTTGCTTTATAAATATCGGGACAGGTTAAAAGCTGACCAAATTATTTTATTCTCTCCTAATCCCATGTTTAACAGCTATGTAGCTAATGTTTTACCTGAACTTGGTGAAGAGAACATGCAGCAGGTGACGTTTCAGGAGTATTTGAATCATAGGTTGGGGCGTTCATTTCAAGTTGAAGATCCTTATGAACAATTAGAATATGTATTGACTGCAACAAACGCCCCTTTCTATCAAGCTAGGACTGCGAGTATCAAATTTAAAGCATCCACTCAGTTTGTTGAGATTATTAAGGCATATAGACTATCTTTAGAAGAATCCGGTATGCGATTTAAGGGAATTAAATTTAGAGGGAAACCAGTTGTTACTGCCCGTCAAATATCCGAAAAATTCTATAGCAGTGACAACTCACTTAGCTTTCAAAACAAAATAGAAAAACTGAGAGAATGGCTGAGCGAAATGGTGGATGAAATGGAGAGGGTAGAGCAAACAAGGTCATGGGTACAAGAAGAAATCGAGTTATTGAGCAAAGATGAGTATCAAAGGATATATATTTACTTACAGAAAAAACAAGGTCTTACCAATGAAAGTGTTGGCGATTATGCGCCAGTTCAAGAGCTTGGGCAAGTATTATCAAACGAAGTTGCGGAAAGCGAACTCGATGACTATGAAAAAGAGCATAAAGCGCTTCGACGTATGATTGTTCGAAAAAAACTAAAGCCGTTGCGCACATGGATACGAGCACTTCGGTTTATTGACTTTACGCGCATATATAAACAGTTATTTACGAACCCAAGGCAGGTTTCGTCATGGACCTCTAGGGAAGTGCCCAAGGAGTGGGAAGATATTTGTATATTAACGACAAAGGTGCTCGACGAAGGGAAGCTGTTTTATGAAGATGCAACACCCTTTTTGTTTTTGAAAGAATTGATGCAAGGATTCCACACAAACAATCTAATTAAACACGTGTTGATAGACGAGGCTCAGGATTATTCACCGTTTCAGTTCGAGTTTTTAAAGCGGTTGTTTCCAACAGCAAAGATGACTGTACTAGGAGACTTCAATCAGGCGATATTTGCGCATGCCAGCGAGAAAATTGATTTTCAGATGCTAACCAATTTATATGGTCCAAGTGAAACGAATATCATCAATCTGACTCGTAGCTACCGGTCTACACGGCCTATCACAGAATTCACACGAGAGCTTGTGCCTGACGGTGAACACATTAATACTTTTGCACGAGACGGAGTAAAGCCTATATTAATGAAGGTGTCTAATCATACAGAGCTGCATCGTTACATCATTTCTAAGGTCATAGAGTTACAGAAGCGCGGTTATCATACGATTGCAGTTATATGTAAATCCATTGCAGAAAGCACGGCTGCATACGAAGCCTTAAATAATATTGAAGCAATCAAACTTATTAAGAGCGGTTCAGCTGAATATGAACAAGGGGTTCTAATTATACCTGCGTATTTAGCAAAAGGAATTGAATTTGATGCAGTTATTATTTATGACGCGTCAATGCAAGTATACGGAAATGAGAGTATACGCAGATTATTTTATACGGCTTGCACTCGTGCTTTGCATGAACTGTATCTCTACAGTGTAGGGGAGCCAAGCCTATTTTTGCAACATGTTGGATCTGAGAAGTTGCTTCGCGATAGAACGAGAAATTGATTGTATATAAATGATTGGGTTTGATAATAGCGATCTTTTAGTAAAGTACGAATCACATAATAACCTTCTGTTTCACTGTACACAGGCTCATGTTATAATAAGATGCTTAACATAACTATAATTTTTGCTTATTGTTACGGAAGCTAGAAGCCTCCGCACAGCGAAAAGATACGGAGGTAGTAGACAATGAATAAAAAATGGACAATAGATAAAATTAAAGAGTTTGTCGAGAAGAACTCTGAAAGCAAATTGCTGACAACAGAATATCGTGGCTTTTCACAAAAGCTGCTATTCAAATGCGCATGTGGCAATAACTTTGAAAAAACATTTACGAAGTTCAAAAACAATAACCAACGCAAATGCGATGTGTGTCAGCCGCCTAAACCATCGCGCTAAACGTATGAAAGTGTCCAGCTCTCTAACCATAGAGCTGGGCACTTTTTTTGAAGGGCTCACCTTTATAGTTTAGAAAGAATTGTTCTTTTCTGTTTTATGTTATTAATTACCATGGTATAATATGGTTTTAAAGAAGCGGTTAATAGAGTACTATGAATGAAAATACAAATGGGAGAGGATATAGATGGATTACATTTCATTTCATATATAAGAAGCATGGTAGGACATGAGAAAGTGATTATGGTAGCGGCAGGAGCACTTGTGCTTGATCGTGAAAAGCGCGTGCTTCTCCAAAAGCGCGCAGATAATGGGTATTGGGGGCATCCTGGCGGCTTTATGGAATTAGGAGAAACCGTTCAGGACACAGCAAGAAGAGAAGTATTTGAGGAAACTGGACTTCGTCTTGGTAAGCTAGAATTCTTCCATATTTACTCAGGTCCTAAATACGAAAAGACACTTGCCAATGGCGATCAAATTGCGCAGGTAAAGATTGTCTTCATATGTAAGGAATTTGAAGGGGAATTGCAGCGATCAAATGAGGAATCCCTTGACAACCGCTTCTTTCCGTTAGATAACTTTCCGGAAAACTTGCTTCCTGTTCACAAGGAGATCTTTGATGCATTGCTTGTACAAGAAGGATTAGCGCAGGCTAAAGATGTGTAGATACATAGTTTAGTAGCAAAGTCTAGTTTATAAATTCTGAATACTTTGTTTTTTTGTCAATTCAGTATTACAAGCTGTTTGTTGACGAGGAAACAGATGGTGTTTCCTTGCGGTATAAGCGTATGTTAGCAAATTTGTAATAAAAAATGAAAGTAAGCGCCTGAGAAAGGCGGATGAAGATGACTGGTAAAAATAATATTGCTGTAATTACAGGAGCCAGTGATCCTAGAGATATTGGAACGGCTATTTGTCGTAAACTAGCTTCTCGTGGCATTCATATTTTCTTTACGCATTGGCATGCAGAAGCTGCATGGATTCAAGTATTTCAACAAGAGATTATGAATATGGGTGTCTTATGCGCTCATATGAATATTGATTTGGCTGACAAACATGCTGCTTTTCACCTATTAGATACTGTGCAAGAAAAGTTAGGCGTTCCATCTACATTAGTTAATAACGCGGCATATTCGATAAGCAGCAGCTATAAAGAGTTAGATGCCACAACATTGGATGAACATTATGCAGTAAATATGAGATCTACTTTTCTTCTTTGTACAGAATTTGCTCGTCGCTTTGAAAAAACTGGTTTAGCAGCAGGGAGGATTATTAATATGACATCTGGTCAAGAGCTAGGATCGATGCCTGGTGAGTTAGCATACGCAGCAACTAAAGGGGCTATTTCAGCCTTTACCAGGTCGCTATCGCAGGAGCTGGCGCCATTAGGAATCACAGTTAATGCAGTTAACCCTGGGCCGACAGATTCAACTTGGATGAACAATGAAATAAGGGAACATCTATTACCTAAATTGCCTATGGGCCGCATTGGTGAACCAGAGGATGTGGCAAAGATTATTGCGTTTCTTGTGAGTGAAGAAGACCAATGGATGACAGGGCAGGTGATTCACTCTGAGGGCGGTTTTATTCGAGGGTGAATTACAGGTTCAGTAACAGCTGTACTGATGTATAATAAAATCA belongs to Ectobacillus sp. JY-23 and includes:
- a CDS encoding NUDIX hydrolase — its product is MKIQMGEDIDGLHFISYIRSMVGHEKVIMVAAGALVLDREKRVLLQKRADNGYWGHPGGFMELGETVQDTARREVFEETGLRLGKLEFFHIYSGPKYEKTLANGDQIAQVKIVFICKEFEGELQRSNEESLDNRFFPLDNFPENLLPVHKEIFDALLVQEGLAQAKDV
- the helD gene encoding RNA polymerase recycling motor HelD, with protein sequence MSKEIRQEQKRLDHVMAVIADQTGRLEKETQQRRKEVVDIRKHFWDDLKVNTDTFDDYLETVIGLRQQAQALSVTQGIHRHAFHRLSVLHRMQKSPYFGRIDFVEEDAIPEQIYIGIATLTDTSGEEFLIYDWRAPVASVYYDYGPGPAKYDTPEGEIHGTLKKKWQYIIRNGVVESLFDTSLTIGDEILQQVLGKSTDKYMHNIVATIQQEQNHIIRHDHGRLLIVQGAAGSGKTSAALQRIAYLLYKYRDRLKADQIILFSPNPMFNSYVANVLPELGEENMQQVTFQEYLNHRLGRSFQVEDPYEQLEYVLTATNAPFYQARTASIKFKASTQFVEIIKAYRLSLEESGMRFKGIKFRGKPVVTARQISEKFYSSDNSLSFQNKIEKLREWLSEMVDEMERVEQTRSWVQEEIELLSKDEYQRIYIYLQKKQGLTNESVGDYAPVQELGQVLSNEVAESELDDYEKEHKALRRMIVRKKLKPLRTWIRALRFIDFTRIYKQLFTNPRQVSSWTSREVPKEWEDICILTTKVLDEGKLFYEDATPFLFLKELMQGFHTNNLIKHVLIDEAQDYSPFQFEFLKRLFPTAKMTVLGDFNQAIFAHASEKIDFQMLTNLYGPSETNIINLTRSYRSTRPITEFTRELVPDGEHINTFARDGVKPILMKVSNHTELHRYIISKVIELQKRGYHTIAVICKSIAESTAAYEALNNIEAIKLIKSGSAEYEQGVLIIPAYLAKGIEFDAVIIYDASMQVYGNESIRRLFYTACTRALHELYLYSVGEPSLFLQHVGSEKLLRDRTRN
- a CDS encoding SDR family oxidoreductase, giving the protein MTGKNNIAVITGASDPRDIGTAICRKLASRGIHIFFTHWHAEAAWIQVFQQEIMNMGVLCAHMNIDLADKHAAFHLLDTVQEKLGVPSTLVNNAAYSISSSYKELDATTLDEHYAVNMRSTFLLCTEFARRFEKTGLAAGRIINMTSGQELGSMPGELAYAATKGAISAFTRSLSQELAPLGITVNAVNPGPTDSTWMNNEIREHLLPKLPMGRIGEPEDVAKIIAFLVSEEDQWMTGQVIHSEGGFIRG